Proteins from one Oscillospiraceae bacterium genomic window:
- the plsY gene encoding glycerol-3-phosphate 1-O-acyltransferase PlsY gives MVKYLIAGGLSALVGYLLGSICFAIPVSRAFLKKDIRTVGSKNAGMTNVLRCVGVPAAVLTSLGDLGKAIVSVIAANLLFVYFTGGEVYYAGYIGGVFAVLGHLFPIWFKFKGGKGVMAATGMMLAINPTICLLALAVFLLIFAFTHIISISSISAAISLPIINYVFLTLSGDPNWIFFTSAAALVAIVVVIMHKANIKRLLKGEEKPLVIKKPEKSKES, from the coding sequence ATGGTGAAGTATCTGATCGCAGGGGGACTTTCGGCGTTGGTCGGCTATCTGCTCGGCAGCATCTGTTTTGCGATTCCGGTCAGCAGAGCGTTTTTGAAAAAGGATATTCGCACGGTCGGCAGCAAAAACGCGGGTATGACAAATGTTTTGCGCTGTGTCGGCGTTCCGGCAGCGGTGCTGACTTCACTTGGCGATCTCGGAAAAGCGATTGTTTCGGTAATTGCGGCCAATCTGCTGTTTGTCTATTTCACGGGTGGCGAGGTCTATTACGCGGGTTATATCGGCGGCGTCTTTGCAGTACTCGGGCACCTGTTTCCGATATGGTTTAAATTTAAAGGCGGAAAAGGCGTTATGGCCGCAACCGGTATGATGCTTGCAATCAACCCGACGATCTGCTTGCTGGCGCTGGCAGTCTTTCTGTTGATATTTGCGTTCACGCATATCATTTCGATTTCTTCAATTTCGGCGGCTATTTCGCTGCCGATCATCAATTATGTATTTTTAACGCTGAGCGGCGACCCCAACTGGATTTTTTTCACCTCAGCGGCGGCTTTGGTTGCGATTGTCGTCGTAATCATGCACAAAGCAAATATTAAGCGGCTTCTCAAAGGTGAGGAGAAACCGCTTGTGATTAAAAAACCCGAAAAGTCAAAAGAATCGTAA